One window of Grus americana isolate bGruAme1 chromosome 18, bGruAme1.mat, whole genome shotgun sequence genomic DNA carries:
- the MYADML2 gene encoding myeloid-associated differentiation marker-like protein 2 — protein MMESTGGPYLNTAAVTSPVGIARLLQMTFGCTTFSLVAHQGGFSAAYGTFCMFVWTFCFAVTVFIIACEFTHLHSCLSISWGNFTAAFAMLATLMSVTAAVIYPLYFVQLGCYPIGCEVRDFRIAASVFAGLLFVTYAAEVFLTRAKPGQVTSYMATVSGLLKIVQAFVACIIFGALVNDSQYGKYVATQWCVAVYSFCFVVTVVVVAFSVTGKTALLWFPFERSVVVYTLGAVLLYVSAAVIWPVFCFDSKYGSPRRPGLCAKGKCPWDSQLVIAIFTYVNLLLYVVDLAYSQRIRFVSHL, from the coding sequence atgatggagagcACGGGAGGGCCGTATCTGAACACCGCAGCTGTGACATCCCCTGTGGGAATAGCTCGTTTGCTGCAGATGACGTTTGGATGCACCACGTTCAGCCTGGTAGCCCACCAGGGGGGATTCAGCGCAGCGTACGGCACTTTCTGCATGTTTGTCTGGACCTTCTGTTTCGCCGTCACCGTCTTCATCATCGCCTGCGAATTCACGCATCTGCACAGCTGCCTGAGCATTTCCTGGGGAAacttcactgctgcttttgccaTGCTCGCCACGCTCATGTCCGTCACGGCCGCGGTGATCTACCCTCTCTACTTTGTCCAGCTTGGTTGTTACCCGATCGGCTGTGAGGTGAGAGACTTTCGCATCGCAGCCAGCGTCTTCGCAGGCCTCCTGTTCGTCACATACGCTGCCGAGGTGTTCTTAACCAGGGCAAAACCGGGACAAGTCACCAGCTACATGGCCACCGTCTCTGGGCTCCTGAAAATCGTGCAGGCCTTCGTGGCCTGCATCATCTTCGGGGCGCTGGTGAACGACAGCCAGTACGGCAAATACGTGGCGACGCAGTGGTGCGTGGCTGTctacagcttttgctttgtgGTGACAGTGGTGGTAGTGGCCTTCAGCGTCACAGGTAAGACCGCCTTGCTGTGGTTCCCCTTCGAGCGCTCTGTGGTTGTCTACACCCTCGGGGCCGTGCTGCTGTACGTGAGCGCCGCGGTCATCTGGCCGGTGTTCTGCTTCGACAGCAAGTACGGCTCCCCGCGGCGCCCTGGCCTCTGTGCCAAGGGCAAGTGCCCCTGGGACAGCCAGCTGGTGATCGCCATCTTCACCTACGTGAACCTGCTGCTCTACGTCGTGGACCTGGCGTACTCCCAGCGCATCCGCTTTGTCTCGCACCTCTGA